The Lathyrus oleraceus cultivar Zhongwan6 chromosome 5, CAAS_Psat_ZW6_1.0, whole genome shotgun sequence genome includes the window ATGAAAAATTTAATAAGTACTACTTACAACATTTTATCTAGCACACTTTTAGACTCTTCTAAATGAATTTTTTCCAATACTAAATAAATGTATATAAAAAAGAAGTGTGCTAGATAGTTTCCTGATAGCATTCATCTTTGAATAACAAAGATGATTTAGGTTTATATGCATGATTTTCTTGTCCAAGTAAAAGTGCTTTCAAAATGGCTTCACATAAGCCCTTATAATACACAATTAAATGACCACCATCTGGTACTTCATGATATTGAATCCATGGCAGCTTCCCTGAAACAAATCTTTGGATTTCAGAAGGCACAACTTTATCTTCATACCCTTGCCAAATGTGAAATGAACTTTGCTTGTTAGGGAATGGATTGTTTAGCTTCATTGGATCAAATTCCCATTTTCCAAAAGCTACCTTCCAATCATGGAGAAGTGTGTCAAAAACAACTTGTTCCCTTAACCTATCCTGGATAGAGAATGTAGAAGAAACGTATCATAATTCTGTATAGAGAATGTAGAAGAAACATATCATAATTATGAGATGTTAGGCTCTAAATTCAAAATACACACTCTAAATTTAAAATACACACTGAAATTTAGACTGTATGATTTCGATCCAACAATAATTGCGCTAACATAGAAGTAACTTTTTACCTTTGAAAACATTGGGAAGCCGGGGATAGTCTTCAAAATATCGATATCGTTTTTATTGAATAATGTTGGATTTTTTTCTATGACAGCATTTGAAGGTAGCCACTTTTGAGTAACCCACCAATGCAATAGTTTAGGACAATGATTTGCAAGCCACAATGCCCACTTAATAAATCTCCTTCTAAAGTCATCTTTTATCAAACTTCCAGGAAGAGAAGGCCATCTGTAATTGATAACTGGTGCTATTAGTGCCAACCCTGCAAGCCTGCACAATTTTCTCTTATCGTAAATTTAACGAAAAAGTTTCGGTACTTAAACGTGCGAGACGGtataaacacatgttcagacGATATATTATTCGATATAGGACTCTTAATATAAACAACTGGAGCGTAGAAATAAATGGTGGATAGTCCGGTAGCAGATATCATAGTAGGTTGTCTATCAGATCTTAAACGAGACTCTGATATCATGTTAAAAAATATGGTTAGACCTAACTAAATCCTACAAGATCGGTTGGTAGAGTGAAGACCGCtcccacttataaacacatgttaTATGTTATCAGAAGTGTGACTTTTAACCGCACAATAACCTTGAATGTATCTACCTGTGAGGCAAATATTTTAGGCAACTCCAAGTTGCATATGAACCCATTGATACTCCAATTACATAAAAATGTGCTCCAATTTGTAACTGATCAGCAAGCTCTTGAATATCAAGGGCTTCACTTTTCAACGACCGTTTCGGATTTGGATCACTTTCTCCATATCCGGCTCGATCATATTGCAGAAGATAAATACCCAATTCATCTATCAATTCCTATAGGAAGAATATTTGAATCATatcataataaaaaaattatCTAGAAATAGCATACAAATGGACAACAAACTGCGCGAGATTGAGTTAATTACTTGAGGTGCTAGAAAGTTCATCTCTTTGGAACTTCCAAAACCATGCACAATGATGATCTTGAATGTTGCTTTATCTATAGGCACACCTCTTTCAACATAAGCCAAGTGTCTACCATCTCTGAGTCTAATTCTTGATGAAACCATAGACAAATCATCAACCGAATCATCGTTGTTTGGAGAAAGCTGAGTACCCTAATAAAACCAAACCATGAAGAAAAATGAACACATAGATATGCAAGAAGAACAACATAATTAATAATAGTGAGATAATGTTTTACCTGATAGAAACATCTGCATAATTTACGTGTCTGACCTTGTTGATTTTGAGTTAAAAGCTTAAGGTAATGTCTCAttcttttcatcttctcttgaattATGAACCTTACAGTATAGTACTTATGCACATAAATGAAATGAGAGATGAATTTAGCTATAAAAACAGAGAAGTTTGCATTTTGcttatgatgttatttcattttgagAGGATATCCGTTGAAAGGTTCCATCAGACAGGAGCATCTTTTTTCTATATTCTTTACCAATTAGTTAACTTTTTGTATTGTTTTGTAGATTTGAACTTTGCAttattttttatacttgtttaAGATTAGGACTCCGTATAAGTTATTTCAACTCTTCATTATTAGTTTGATTATGATGTTTTTGGCTTTAATTAATGacttttattttattatcatGTTGTAAGATtcactttaattttttttatagtAAATTTCAATTTTTACAATTTATGAATAGTAAATTCTAAGGACCATGAGTGTTTCTGGGTTTATACCAAGATGTATTAAGAATAttcttttttgtatttttgtGTGCGACTTTATTAATATTAACAACTCACTAAGCTACTGTATTTGATAGGCCACAACTTGCTCCAACACATATCGTGTCATAAAACGATTAAATGAGATTTATTTAAATACTATTGTTTTCATAAATTAATTGTTTTTCTTCACAATTTAGAATACAAATcatttattaaattaatattaaattatttattaatttaattagttgattttatttaatttatttaattaattatataatcAATCATTTTTTTGTCTAAAAGTTTAAGAGTCAAAAAGTGAATTAACAAGATGTCTCGAATTTGATCTCACGAATCAATGAACATGCAGCCCTCAATTGAACTGCATTATACAAATACAAGATTCATTGTTGTTTGTTTATCGGATCAACGGTCCATTTATTAGAACAATGAGGTGTTTATCAAACCCCTTAGATACTTCAAAAGGTCTTCCAATTATTAAAACAATGAACATGCAGGTAACACAGAGATCTATAGTTGTTTGTTTATCGGATCAACCGCCCATTTATTCAATGTATCGCCCTTCTTTTAGATGTATCGCCTTCTCTAGGTTGAGTCAACTAAATGCTGAAATGAATGATGTTTCCTCCTCCTATAAAGCCGTGGAAAAAAATGTGAGAGTTAGATCACGCTCCCTTGAATATTATGAGGAAAGAAGCCTACTCCCTAAGCGGTTTCTATCTTCAAAGAGGTCTAAGATTCAGACCCGATATGGTTATAAATATCTCATCATTACAGTTGGGAAGGACCTAACAACTACAACATAGAAATACACAAATACAAGAGATTTTCACCCCACGTGTGTTATCTCTAAAACCTACAATAAAATTTAAAGTCTTTGACAGTCCTTAATCCCTAGGGGTTGTCAAGTATTTGTATTTTTAGCAAGTACAATTAACGTCCACTACGGGCCCTGGTAAAACTAACTTGGGACACCATCACAATATTCATTTGGACTATTGTCCTCACATTCATCCTCTATGTCAATCATGGTGATAAAAAAGACAACGACTTTGGCCAACTAAGAATCTGGCAGTGAGAAAAGTGCCATAGTATATATGTGAGATGTTATGGATGATCTTCGTCACCAGAACCATAACTGAAGGCTAACGTCCTTCATATCCAAAATCTCCAGCAGGATACATACATGTTGGACGAGATAGAGGTATTGGATCCC containing:
- the LOC127086624 gene encoding uncharacterized protein LOC127086624: MKRMRHYLKLLTQNQQGQTRKLCRCFYQGTQLSPNNDDSVDDLSMVSSRIRLRDGRHLAYVERGVPIDKATFKIIIVHGFGSSKEMNFLAPQELIDELGIYLLQYDRAGYGESDPNPKRSLKSEALDIQELADQLQIGAHFYVIGVSMGSYATWSCLKYLPHRLAGLALIAPVINYRWPSLPGSLIKDDFRRRFIKWALWLANHCPKLLHWWVTQKWLPSNAVIEKNPTLFNKNDIDILKTIPGFPMFSKDRLREQVVFDTLLHDWKVAFGKWEFDPMKLNNPFPNKQSSFHIWQGYEDKVVPSEIQRFVSGKLPWIQYHEVPDGGHLIVYYKGLCEAILKALLLGQENHAYKPKSSLLFKDECYQETI